Proteins from one Hydrogenivirga caldilitoris genomic window:
- the trpB gene encoding tryptophan synthase subunit beta: protein MLPDERGYFADFGGKFVPETLMYALEELEEAYNRLKEDKGFRKELEELLKEYAGRPTPLYYAKNLTEYVGGAKIYLKREDLLHTGAHKINNTLGQVLLTKRMGKRRVIAETGAGQHGVATATACALLGIECVVYMGEEDAERQELNVFRMELLGAEVRIVKSGSRTLKDAINEALRDWVTNVRTTHYVIGSVVGPHPFPMIVRDFQSVIGNETREQILEREGRLPDAVIACVGGGSNAMGIFYPFIGDRDVRLIGVEAAGYGIETGKHAASLTGGHLGVLHGMKSYFLQDEEGQILPTHSISAGLDYPGVGPEHAWLKDSGRGEYVCATDEEALEGFKLLSKTEGIIPALESAHAVIRAVDVARELGRGKIVVVNLSGRGDKDMWHVMKHIRHGL from the coding sequence ATGCTACCTGACGAAAGAGGGTACTTTGCGGACTTTGGCGGGAAGTTCGTCCCAGAGACGTTGATGTACGCCCTTGAAGAACTTGAAGAAGCCTACAACAGGCTGAAGGAGGATAAAGGTTTCAGAAAGGAGCTGGAAGAACTTCTTAAGGAGTATGCGGGCAGACCCACACCTCTTTATTACGCTAAAAACCTCACCGAGTACGTGGGTGGTGCGAAGATCTACCTCAAAAGGGAAGATTTACTCCACACGGGAGCTCACAAGATAAACAACACGCTGGGACAGGTTCTCCTCACCAAAAGGATGGGAAAGAGAAGGGTCATAGCGGAAACGGGAGCCGGACAGCACGGAGTTGCAACCGCAACAGCCTGTGCTTTGTTAGGTATTGAATGCGTGGTTTATATGGGGGAAGAGGACGCAGAGAGACAGGAGCTTAACGTTTTCAGAATGGAACTCCTCGGCGCCGAAGTGAGGATAGTAAAGAGCGGAAGTAGAACGCTGAAAGACGCTATAAACGAAGCTCTCAGAGATTGGGTTACCAACGTCAGGACCACCCATTACGTAATAGGCTCTGTGGTCGGACCTCACCCCTTTCCTATGATAGTCAGGGACTTTCAGAGCGTTATAGGAAACGAAACGAGGGAGCAAATCCTTGAGAGGGAGGGCAGACTCCCGGACGCTGTTATCGCCTGCGTTGGAGGTGGATCAAACGCGATGGGCATCTTCTACCCCTTCATAGGCGACAGGGACGTAAGGCTTATAGGCGTTGAAGCTGCTGGCTACGGTATAGAAACCGGTAAGCACGCCGCTTCATTGACCGGAGGACATCTGGGTGTCCTTCACGGCATGAAGAGCTACTTTCTCCAAGACGAGGAAGGGCAGATACTCCCTACCCACTCCATATCGGCGGGACTTGACTACCCCGGTGTTGGACCAGAACACGCATGGCTGAAAGACTCCGGAAGGGGGGAATACGTTTGTGCTACCGATGAGGAAGCCCTTGAGGGTTTCAAATTGCTCTCCAAGACTGAGGGCATAATACCAGCCCTTGAGTCAGCCCACGCCGTCATAAGAGCGGTTGACGTGGCGAGAGAGCTTGGGAGAGGAAAAATTGTGGTCGTGAACCTCTCTGGCAGGGGAGATAAGGACATGTGGCACGTTATGAAGCATATAAGGCATGGACTTTGA